ATCGCCACCGGAGTCATTGAGGCGCTGACCACCGCGCGCCTGCATTTCCACTCGACCATGTTGATCGACAACCTCGGCAACTCACCGCTGGCCGATCGCAGCGACCCGGGGCTCGCCCATCGCCTGCATGAACAGGCCGTGGTGCTGACTTCCTCTGATCTCTATGTGTGCATGGCCGGCGTCGCGGTGGCGCTGATCCTGCTGATTTTCTGGCTGCCGACGCGGATCTTTCCGCCCCGTGCGCCGACCTGATTGCTTCACTGATACCGAAGGTTTTTATGACGACTCAAGCAAAGCAAAAACTCGCGGTGGCCGTGGCGGCCGCACTGGCGGTCGGCGTGTTGCTGTACCTGGCGGTGCCGGGACTGTTCGGCAAGCGCACCCAGCAAAACACCAACGATGCGTTTGTTTCCGCCGACTTCACCCTGGTGGTGCCGCGCGTGGCCGGATTCATCAAGGAAGTGCTGGTGGAAGACAACCAGCAGGTCAAGGCCGGGCAGTTGCTGGCGCTGATCGATGATCGCGATTTGCGCGCCGCCGCTGAAGCGGCCGATGCGCAAACTTTGGTCGCCCGCGCTCAGCTGCAAAACGCCAAGGCGACGCTGGAGCGGCAGACCTCGGTGATTGCTCAGGCGCAGGCCTCGGTGGTTTCGGCCAAGGCAGAAATGGCCTTCGCCCAGCAGGAACTCAATCGCTACAACCACCTCGCCGGTGTAGGTGCCGGCACGGTGCAGAACGCGCAACAGGCCCGCACGCGTATTGATCAGGCAACCGCTCGGCTCGATACCGCCAGCGCGAAGCTCGCGGCTGAACGCAAGCAGGTCGAGATTCTCACGGCGCAGCGCGATGCCGCCGAGGGCAATCTGAAGCACGCGCAAGCGGCGCTGGAAATCGCCAGTTTCGAGTTGTCCTACACCCGGATCACCGCGCCGCAGGACGGCATGATCGGCGAGCGTGCTGTGCGCGTCGGCGCTTATGTCACGCCGGGCAGCAAGCTGCTGGCGGTGGTGCCGTTGCAGCAGGCGTATGTAGTCGCCAATTTTCAAGAAACCCAACTGACGGACGTGCAGCCGGGCCAGCACGTGCAGGTGCGCGTCGACAGCCTTGGTGGCGAGGCCTTGAGCGGTCGCGTCGAAAGCATCGCCCCGGCGACGGGCGTGACATTCGCCGCTGTGAAGCCGGACAACGCCACCGGTAATTTCACCAAGGTTGTACAACGGATTCCGGTGAAAATCGTGCTTGAGCCGGGTCAGCCGTTGGCCGAGCGTTTGCGTGTGGGCATGTCGGTGGAGGCGAGTATCGATACTCGCCGTTCGGCGTCGGCGGAACGTGAGGTGACGCAGCGATGAACAGTTTTGATAGAACTGACGCCTTCGCGAGCAAGCCCGCTCCCACCGGGGGAACGCATTACCCAATGTGGGAGCGGGCTTGCTCGCGAAGAGGCCAGTGGCAGCAACTCACCCTCGGTGCATTGCTCGCTATTGGCCTCAGCGCCTGCACCGTCGGCCCGGACTTCCGCAAGCCCGAAGCCACAAAGATCGCCGACTGGGCCAAACCCGCCAAATCCGCCCCCAGCCAAGCCGTCAGCGAACCGCTGAACGAACGCTGGTGGGAGGTTTTCCACGACCCGCAACTCTCAGCCCTGACCCAGCGGGCGATGAACAGCAACCTCGATCTGCAACTGGCCAGCAGCCGCTTGCAACAAAGCCGTGCCGCGCGACAAGTGATCACCGCGGATCGCTACCCGAACACCGCCGCTACCGGCAGCTACGCGCGTAAACGCAACAGTGGCGAAGGCCTGAATGACCCGTCCGGGCACAACGGCGATTCCGCCTTCAACCTGTGGGACGCCGGTTTCTCCGCGTCCTGGGAACTGGATTTCTGGGGCCGCGTGCGCCGTGAAACCGAAGCCGCCGATGCCAACCTCGAAGTCGCCGAAAACGACCGTCGCGGTGTGCTTCTGGCGGTGCTCGCCGACACCGCGCAGAACTACATCCAGCTGCGCGGTGTGCAGAACACTCGCGCGGTCACCGAGCAGAACCTCGACGTCGCCCGGCACAGCCTCAAACTGTCGCAGCTGCGCCTGAGCGATGGTGTGGCAACCGATCTGGACGTCGCCGAAGCCGCCGCGCAGGTTTCCGCCATCGAATCGCGCCTGCCGGCCCTCGAGCAGCGTCAGTCGCAATTGATCAACGCGATCAGCCTGCTGATGGGCGAACCGCCGCAGGCCCTGGCCAAGGAGTTATCCACAGACGGCGCGGTGCCGCAGTCACCGCTGCAAGTCGCCATCGGCCTGCCGTCGCAGCTGGCCGAACGCCGGCCGGACATCCGGCAGGCCGAGGCGCGCCTGCATGCCGCCACCGCCAACATCGGCGTGGCCAAGGGCGATTTTTATCCGCGCATCACCCTGTCCGGCAACCTCGGCTCGCAAGCGATGCAACTGAGCGACTTCGGCTCCTGGGGCTCGCGCGCGTTCGGTATCGGCCCGCAATTCAGCCTGCCGCTGTTCGACGGCGGACGCCTGCGCGGCATGTTGCAACTGCGCGAGGCCCAGCAACAGGAAGCGGCCATCGCCTACCAGCAGACCGTGCTGCGCGCCTGGCATGAAATCGACGACCAGTTGACCGCCTACAACGCCAGCCAGCGTCGCCGCGACAGCCTCGCCGAAGCCGTGCGGCAGAACCAGATCGCCCTGCGCACCGCACAACAGCAGTACGTCGAAGGCGTGGTCGATTTCGTCAACGTCCTCACCGTTCAAGGCGCGTTGCTGGCGACTCAGGAGCAGTGGGTGGAGAGCTCGACCGGGGTGTCGCTGGCGATGGTCGGGTTGTACAAGGCGCTGGGTGGGGGATGGGAGGCGGTGTATCCGGTGGGGGAGGTGGCGCGGCGCTGAGATTGCGCCTGAGGGAGCAAATCGGCGAATTCGATTGGCCACTATACGGCTATTGCACAGTGGAAGATTCACAGGTTGAAGCGGGTTATGGCTGTTCAGCCTGCGAAATTTTCGATTTTGATTTGCCCGTCGGGAAAGGTCGCGATGATTTCAAGTTCGCCACCCATTGCCCGGATATAGTTGCGCAGCGTGCTGATGTACATATCGGTACGGCGCTCCATTTTCGAGATGGCCGCTTGGTTGACGTGCAGCATTTCAGCCAGCGTGGCCTGGCTCAAGGCCTTGGCTTGTCGCAGTTCGTTAAGCGGCATTTCCTTGATGTGTTGTTCGTAGATCGAATCGGCAAGCGCCCGTGCTTCGGGTGTCATGCGTGCTTCGAGGTCGGCGAATTTCTTAGCCATTGTTGCAACCCTCTTTGCGCAATGTTTCGAGATGCTCATCGTACAGTCGATCGGCGAGCGGGACGTTGAGTTCATACCAGCGGTCCTGACCGGTTTTATCTCCACCGATCAAAAGCAACGCGCAGCGTCTTGGATCAAACGCATAGAGCACGCGATACGGTCGCCCGCCATGCTGGACGCGCAATTCCCGTAAATGACCATGCCGCGCGCCATTGATTGCACTGCTATGCGGAAAACGCAGGCCTGGGCCGAATTGCCCAAGCAGTTTGACGCTTGCCGCCACAGAACTCTGCTCGCTCTCAGTCAGTTCTTCCCACCAGTTGCCGAACTCGTCGGTGTATTCGATATCCCAATTCATGGGCACTAATATGAGTGTTATGGAATATTCCATCAAAGTCATATTTTCGATGGGTTGACCATAGCGCTTCGGTCGGATTACAGCAAGCGTAACGGCACAGTGATGGCCTTTCGCTTGACGCTAATCCCCGCTGTCGTAGACTCCGCTCATCCGTCAGGGAGTAGCGGTTATGCAGCGTTTGCGCGGTTGGGTTATCGGATTGACCTTTGTCACGTGTGCAGTTCAGGCGCAAACGCCCGGGCCAGACGATCCGCTGCTGGATAACGCAGCGCCTGCGGCAACCACGGCGAGCAGTGAGGCGCGGGGGGTGTTGCGGGCGCGGGATCAGGCGGTGCTGGCCAGCGAGCTGTCGGGGCGGATTGTCGAGTTGCCGTTCAGCGAGGGCGAGTCGTTCAAGAAAGGCGATGTGCTGGCGCGCTTCGACTGCTCGGCGTATCAGGCTCAGCTCAATGCTGCGCAGGCGGCCAATCGCGGTGCCGGTGAGGAGTTGGCGCACAACCGGCAGTTGGCCGCGCTCAATTCCGTCGGGCGTTTCGAAGTGGCGCGGGCCGAGGCCAAGGTCAGCGAAACCCAGGCGCAATCTCAGGTTTATCAGATTCAGGTCAAACGCTGCAGCGTGGTCGCGCCATTCGACGGGCAAGTGGTCGAGCGCAAGGTCCAGCGTTTCGAAAGCGTGGCGGCCGGCGCGCCGCTGCTGGACGTGGTGGACAACCGCACCCTGGAGATCCACTTGTTGGTGCCGTCGCGCTGGATGGCCAGGCTTAAACCCGGCCAGACCTTCAGCTTTGTCCCCGACGAAACCGGCCAGCCGCTCGATGCGACGGTCAAACGCCTCGGTGCGCGCATCGACGAAGGCAGCCAGACACTGTTGCTGGTCGCCACACTTCCCGAAGCCAAGGGCTTGCTCGCCGGCATGAGCGGCACGGCGCACTTTGCGGAGCTTAAATGAACGCCCCGGTAGCCGGCGCTGCCGAGCAGGTGTTCGCGCGGTTCCTTGACCTCGAACGCCAGACCCGCGCCGCCCGCGATGCCTCGCAACTGGCCTACAGTCTGGTCAATGACGGCCAGTCGTTGTTCGGCTTTCGTCATGCAGCGCTGCTGATCGCCGGCAAGGTACA
The Pseudomonas fluorescens genome window above contains:
- a CDS encoding HlyD family secretion protein, producing the protein MTTQAKQKLAVAVAAALAVGVLLYLAVPGLFGKRTQQNTNDAFVSADFTLVVPRVAGFIKEVLVEDNQQVKAGQLLALIDDRDLRAAAEAADAQTLVARAQLQNAKATLERQTSVIAQAQASVVSAKAEMAFAQQELNRYNHLAGVGAGTVQNAQQARTRIDQATARLDTASAKLAAERKQVEILTAQRDAAEGNLKHAQAALEIASFELSYTRITAPQDGMIGERAVRVGAYVTPGSKLLAVVPLQQAYVVANFQETQLTDVQPGQHVQVRVDSLGGEALSGRVESIAPATGVTFAAVKPDNATGNFTKVVQRIPVKIVLEPGQPLAERLRVGMSVEASIDTRRSASAEREVTQR
- a CDS encoding efflux transporter outer membrane subunit; amino-acid sequence: MWERACSRRGQWQQLTLGALLAIGLSACTVGPDFRKPEATKIADWAKPAKSAPSQAVSEPLNERWWEVFHDPQLSALTQRAMNSNLDLQLASSRLQQSRAARQVITADRYPNTAATGSYARKRNSGEGLNDPSGHNGDSAFNLWDAGFSASWELDFWGRVRRETEAADANLEVAENDRRGVLLAVLADTAQNYIQLRGVQNTRAVTEQNLDVARHSLKLSQLRLSDGVATDLDVAEAAAQVSAIESRLPALEQRQSQLINAISLLMGEPPQALAKELSTDGAVPQSPLQVAIGLPSQLAERRPDIRQAEARLHAATANIGVAKGDFYPRITLSGNLGSQAMQLSDFGSWGSRAFGIGPQFSLPLFDGGRLRGMLQLREAQQQEAAIAYQQTVLRAWHEIDDQLTAYNASQRRRDSLAEAVRQNQIALRTAQQQYVEGVVDFVNVLTVQGALLATQEQWVESSTGVSLAMVGLYKALGGGWEAVYPVGEVARR
- a CDS encoding XRE family transcriptional regulator, producing the protein MAKKFADLEARMTPEARALADSIYEQHIKEMPLNELRQAKALSQATLAEMLHVNQAAISKMERRTDMYISTLRNYIRAMGGELEIIATFPDGQIKIENFAG
- a CDS encoding type II toxin-antitoxin system RelE/ParE family toxin, with translation MNWDIEYTDEFGNWWEELTESEQSSVAASVKLLGQFGPGLRFPHSSAINGARHGHLRELRVQHGGRPYRVLYAFDPRRCALLLIGGDKTGQDRWYELNVPLADRLYDEHLETLRKEGCNNG
- a CDS encoding efflux RND transporter periplasmic adaptor subunit; the protein is MQRLRGWVIGLTFVTCAVQAQTPGPDDPLLDNAAPAATTASSEARGVLRARDQAVLASELSGRIVELPFSEGESFKKGDVLARFDCSAYQAQLNAAQAANRGAGEELAHNRQLAALNSVGRFEVARAEAKVSETQAQSQVYQIQVKRCSVVAPFDGQVVERKVQRFESVAAGAPLLDVVDNRTLEIHLLVPSRWMARLKPGQTFSFVPDETGQPLDATVKRLGARIDEGSQTLLLVATLPEAKGLLAGMSGTAHFAELK